The Procambarus clarkii isolate CNS0578487 chromosome 64, FALCON_Pclarkii_2.0, whole genome shotgun sequence genome includes a window with the following:
- the LOC123768907 gene encoding protein IWS1 homolog isoform X8 gives MTLPPPTTHHPHQLVLTTERVVDDEDDDWCYVDFGDILQDPPKPPPASHSDSRPTSPTQHDASDEDLVLPIASHSDSRPTSPTQHDASDEDLVLPIASHSDSRPTSPTQHDASDEDLVLPIASHSDSRPTSPTQHDASDEDLVLPIASHSDSRPTSPTQHDASDEDLVLPIASHSDSRPTSPTQHDASDEDLVLPIASHSDSRPTSPTQHDASDEDLVFCNEYFEDVVVGLRKTTDQQQKQTPLIEILVTEVDLSGEQTCKPESRFLNSMEGVPCDYNFDVYDEMEDEDDSLLPSDFHGSKYCFLNHDVVGLVAEWTACRIRNSVARVQFPDQAETYGQSFFHPECPCYLAVNRTFGGGRKTSWAADSAADGRRLFHAPTCRQQRADTFH, from the exons ATgacactgccaccacccaccacacatcaccctcaTCAACTTGTTCTAACTACAG AGCGTGTCGTGGACGACGAGGACGACGACTGGTGCTACGTAGACTTTGGCGATATTCTCCAGGACCCACCTAAACCACCTCCAGCCTCACACTCCGACTCCAGACCCACCTCGCCAACCCAACACGACGCGTCTGATGAGGACCTGGTCCTACCTATAGCCTCACACTCCGACTCCAGACCCACCTCGCCAACCCAACACGACGCGTCTGATGAGGACCTGGTCCTACCTATAGCCTCACACTCCGACTCCAGACCCACCTCGCCAACCCAACACGACGCGTCTGATGAGGACCTGGTCCTACCTATAGCCTCACACTCCGACTCCAGACCCACCTCGCCAACCCAACACGACGCGTCTGATGAGGACCTGGTCCTACCTATAGCCTCACACTCCGACTCCAGACCCACCTCGCCAACCCAACACGACGCGTCTGATGAGGACCTGGTCCTACCTATAGCCTCACACTCCGACTCCAGACCCACCTCGCCAACCCAACACGACGCGTCTGATGAGGACCTGGTCCTACCTATAGCCTCACACTCCGACTCCAGACCCACCTCGCCAACTCAACACGACGCGTCTGATGAAGACCTGGTCTTCTGTAATGAGTACTTTGAAGATGTGGTTGTGGGTCTCCGGAAGACAACCGACCAGCAGCAAAAGCAAACGCCACTCATAGAGATCTTAGTCACTGAGGTGGACTTGTCTggagaacaaacttgcaaaccagAATCCAGATTTCTTAACAGCATGGAAGGTGTTCCATGTgactacaatttcgacgtctacgaCGAAATGGAAGACGAGGACGACTCTCTCTTGCCTAGTGATTTTCATGGATCCAAATACTGCTTTTTGAACCATGATGTTGTG ggtctggtagctgagtggacagcgtgcaggattcgtaattctgtggcccgggttcaattcccggaccaggcagaaacatatgggcaaagtttctttcaccctgaatgcccctgttacctagcagtaaatag
- the LOC123768907 gene encoding uncharacterized protein isoform X5 — MTLPPPTTHHPHQLVLTTERVVDDEDDDWCYVDFGDILQDPPKPPPASHSDSRPTSPTQHDASDEDLVLPIASHSDSRPTSPTQHDASDEDLVLPIASHSDSRPTSPTQHDASDEDLVLPIASHSDSRPTSPTQHDASDEDLVLPIASHSDSRPTSPTQHDASDEDLVLPIASHSDSRPTSPTQHDASDEDLVLPIASHSDSRPTSPTQHDASDEDLVFCNEYFEDVVVGLRKTTDQQQKQTPLIEILVTEVDLSGEQTCKPESRFLNSMEGVPCDYNFDVYDEMEDEDDSLLPSDFHGSKYCFLNHDVVGLVAEWTACRIRNSVARVQFPDQAETYGQSFFHPECPCYLAVNRYLGVRQLSRSCFLGLLGEEERLLGQQTAPQTVADCSTLLRVDSREQTHFS, encoded by the exons ATgacactgccaccacccaccacacatcaccctcaTCAACTTGTTCTAACTACAG AGCGTGTCGTGGACGACGAGGACGACGACTGGTGCTACGTAGACTTTGGCGATATTCTCCAGGACCCACCTAAACCACCTCCAGCCTCACACTCCGACTCCAGACCCACCTCGCCAACCCAACACGACGCGTCTGATGAGGACCTGGTCCTACCTATAGCCTCACACTCCGACTCCAGACCCACCTCGCCAACCCAACACGACGCGTCTGATGAGGACCTGGTCCTACCTATAGCCTCACACTCCGACTCCAGACCCACCTCGCCAACCCAACACGACGCGTCTGATGAGGACCTGGTCCTACCTATAGCCTCACACTCCGACTCCAGACCCACCTCGCCAACCCAACACGACGCGTCTGATGAGGACCTGGTCCTACCTATAGCCTCACACTCCGACTCCAGACCCACCTCGCCAACCCAACACGACGCGTCTGATGAGGACCTGGTCCTACCTATAGCCTCACACTCCGACTCCAGACCCACCTCGCCAACCCAACACGACGCGTCTGATGAGGACCTGGTCCTACCTATAGCCTCACACTCCGACTCCAGACCCACCTCGCCAACTCAACACGACGCGTCTGATGAAGACCTGGTCTTCTGTAATGAGTACTTTGAAGATGTGGTTGTGGGTCTCCGGAAGACAACCGACCAGCAGCAAAAGCAAACGCCACTCATAGAGATCTTAGTCACTGAGGTGGACTTGTCTggagaacaaacttgcaaaccagAATCCAGATTTCTTAACAGCATGGAAGGTGTTCCATGTgactacaatttcgacgtctacgaCGAAATGGAAGACGAGGACGACTCTCTCTTGCCTAGTGATTTTCATGGATCCAAATACTGCTTTTTGAACCATGATGTTGTG ggtctggtagctgagtggacagcgtgcaggattcgtaattctgtggcccgggttcaattcccggaccaggcagaaacatatgggcaaagtttctttcaccctgaatgcccctgttacctagcagtaaataggtacctgggagttagacagctgtcacggagctgcttcctgg
- the LOC123768907 gene encoding uncharacterized protein isoform X4 — translation MTLPPPTTHHPHQLVLTTERVVDDEDDDWCYVDFGDILQDPPKPPPASHSDSRPTSPTQHDASDEDLVLPIASHSDSRPTSPTQHDASDEDLVLPIASHSDSRPTSPTQHDASDEDLVLPIASHSDSRPTSPTQHDASDEDLVLPIASHSDSRPTSPTQHDASDEDLVLPIASHSDSRPTSPTQHDASDEDLVLPIASHSDSRPTSPTQHDASDEDLVFCNEYFEDVVVGLRKTTDQQQKQTPLIEILVTEVDLSGEQTCKPESRFLNSMEGVPCDYNFDVYDEMEDEDDSLLPSDFHGSKYCFLNHDVVGLVAEWTACRIRNSVARVQFPDQAETYGQSFFHPECPCYLAVNRYLGVRQLSRSCFLGLLGEEERLLGQQTAPQTVADCSTLLRVDSREQTHFKKC, via the exons ATgacactgccaccacccaccacacatcaccctcaTCAACTTGTTCTAACTACAG AGCGTGTCGTGGACGACGAGGACGACGACTGGTGCTACGTAGACTTTGGCGATATTCTCCAGGACCCACCTAAACCACCTCCAGCCTCACACTCCGACTCCAGACCCACCTCGCCAACCCAACACGACGCGTCTGATGAGGACCTGGTCCTACCTATAGCCTCACACTCCGACTCCAGACCCACCTCGCCAACCCAACACGACGCGTCTGATGAGGACCTGGTCCTACCTATAGCCTCACACTCCGACTCCAGACCCACCTCGCCAACCCAACACGACGCGTCTGATGAGGACCTGGTCCTACCTATAGCCTCACACTCCGACTCCAGACCCACCTCGCCAACCCAACACGACGCGTCTGATGAGGACCTGGTCCTACCTATAGCCTCACACTCCGACTCCAGACCCACCTCGCCAACCCAACACGACGCGTCTGATGAGGACCTGGTCCTACCTATAGCCTCACACTCCGACTCCAGACCCACCTCGCCAACCCAACACGACGCGTCTGATGAGGACCTGGTCCTACCTATAGCCTCACACTCCGACTCCAGACCCACCTCGCCAACTCAACACGACGCGTCTGATGAAGACCTGGTCTTCTGTAATGAGTACTTTGAAGATGTGGTTGTGGGTCTCCGGAAGACAACCGACCAGCAGCAAAAGCAAACGCCACTCATAGAGATCTTAGTCACTGAGGTGGACTTGTCTggagaacaaacttgcaaaccagAATCCAGATTTCTTAACAGCATGGAAGGTGTTCCATGTgactacaatttcgacgtctacgaCGAAATGGAAGACGAGGACGACTCTCTCTTGCCTAGTGATTTTCATGGATCCAAATACTGCTTTTTGAACCATGATGTTGTG ggtctggtagctgagtggacagcgtgcaggattcgtaattctgtggcccgggttcaattcccggaccaggcagaaacatatgggcaaagtttctttcaccctgaatgcccctgttacctagcagtaaataggtacctgggagttagacagctgtcacggagctgcttcctgg
- the LOC123768907 gene encoding protein IWS1 homolog isoform X9, whose product MTLPPPTTHHPHQLVLTTERVVDDEDDDWCYVDFGDILQDPPKPPPASHSDSRPTSPTQHDASDEDLVLPIASHSDSRPTSPTQHDASDEDLVLPIASHSDSRPTSPTQHDASDEDLVLPIASHSDSRPTSPTQHDASDEDLVLPIASHSDSRPTSPTQHDASDEDLVLPIASHSDSRPTSPTQHDASDEDLVLPIASHSDSRPTSPTQHDASDEDLVFCNEYFEDVVVGLRKTTDQQQKQTPLIEILVTEVDLSGEQTCKPESRFLNSMEGVPCDYNFDVYDEMEDEDDSLLPSDFHGSKYCFLNHDVVDFWGRKKDFLGSRQRRRRSQTVPRSYV is encoded by the exons ATgacactgccaccacccaccacacatcaccctcaTCAACTTGTTCTAACTACAG AGCGTGTCGTGGACGACGAGGACGACGACTGGTGCTACGTAGACTTTGGCGATATTCTCCAGGACCCACCTAAACCACCTCCAGCCTCACACTCCGACTCCAGACCCACCTCGCCAACCCAACACGACGCGTCTGATGAGGACCTGGTCCTACCTATAGCCTCACACTCCGACTCCAGACCCACCTCGCCAACCCAACACGACGCGTCTGATGAGGACCTGGTCCTACCTATAGCCTCACACTCCGACTCCAGACCCACCTCGCCAACCCAACACGACGCGTCTGATGAGGACCTGGTCCTACCTATAGCCTCACACTCCGACTCCAGACCCACCTCGCCAACCCAACACGACGCGTCTGATGAGGACCTGGTCCTACCTATAGCCTCACACTCCGACTCCAGACCCACCTCGCCAACCCAACACGACGCGTCTGATGAGGACCTGGTCCTACCTATAGCCTCACACTCCGACTCCAGACCCACCTCGCCAACCCAACACGACGCGTCTGATGAGGACCTGGTCCTACCTATAGCCTCACACTCCGACTCCAGACCCACCTCGCCAACTCAACACGACGCGTCTGATGAAGACCTGGTCTTCTGTAATGAGTACTTTGAAGATGTGGTTGTGGGTCTCCGGAAGACAACCGACCAGCAGCAAAAGCAAACGCCACTCATAGAGATCTTAGTCACTGAGGTGGACTTGTCTggagaacaaacttgcaaaccagAATCCAGATTTCTTAACAGCATGGAAGGTGTTCCATGTgactacaatttcgacgtctacgaCGAAATGGAAGACGAGGACGACTCTCTCTTGCCTAGTGATTTTCATGGATCCAAATACTGCTTTTTGAACCATGATGTTGTG
- the LOC123768908 gene encoding C-type lectin-like isoform X1, which yields MAGAMMASVGRLLVAGVLVAGLLVAGLQGVLAVQSTASTPGGGPGEYAEAWTEIANVQNCSYTGTHTGGSCPAPYVRLLGGECLFVSKHALSWLQAREHCKGLMGDLATPKNLFILKNYIIHNPDYSGISAVFLGGRKYQGRWWWLDGRQISSEDFAEGEPNNYFGREDCIDLRLSRHPMLNDNKCNSPTPFVCRYCDFE from the exons ATGGCGGGAGCAATGATGGCGTCAGTGGGGCGGCTGCTGGTGGCGGGCGTCCTGGTGGCGGGCCTCCTGGTGGCGGGCCTTCAGGGTGTCCTCGCCGTTCAGAGCACCGCGTCGACGCCCGGCGGAGGCCCCGGAGAGTACGCCGAGGCCTGGACGGAGATAGCCAACGTTCAGAACTGCAGTTACACAGGTACCCATACAG GTGGCAGCTGCCCCGCTCCCTACGTGAGGCTGCTGGGAGGCGAGTGCTTGTTCGTCAGCAAGCACGCCCTCTCCTGGCTCCAGGCCCGCGAGCACTGCAAGGGACTCATGGGCGACCTGGCCACACCCAAGAATCTCTTCATCCTCAAGAACTACATTATCcacaaccctg ATTACAGTGGCATTTCGGCAGTGTTCCTGGGAGGCAGGAAGTATCAGGGTCGCTGGTGGTGGTTGGACGGAAGGCAGATTTCATCCGAAGACTTCGCTGAGGGCGAACCCAACAACTATTTTGGGAGAGAAGACTGCATCGACTTACGCCTCAGCAGGCATCCGATGttgaacgataacaaatgcaattCCCCCACGCCCTTCGTGTGCCGGTACTGCGACTTCGAGTGA
- the LOC123768908 gene encoding C-type lectin-like isoform X2: protein MAGAMMASVGRLLVAGVLVAGLLVAGLQGVLAVQSTASTPGGGPGEYAEAWTEIANVQNCSYTGGSCPAPYVRLLGGECLFVSKHALSWLQAREHCKGLMGDLATPKNLFILKNYIIHNPDYSGISAVFLGGRKYQGRWWWLDGRQISSEDFAEGEPNNYFGREDCIDLRLSRHPMLNDNKCNSPTPFVCRYCDFE from the exons ATGGCGGGAGCAATGATGGCGTCAGTGGGGCGGCTGCTGGTGGCGGGCGTCCTGGTGGCGGGCCTCCTGGTGGCGGGCCTTCAGGGTGTCCTCGCCGTTCAGAGCACCGCGTCGACGCCCGGCGGAGGCCCCGGAGAGTACGCCGAGGCCTGGACGGAGATAGCCAACGTTCAGAACTGCAGTTACACAG GTGGCAGCTGCCCCGCTCCCTACGTGAGGCTGCTGGGAGGCGAGTGCTTGTTCGTCAGCAAGCACGCCCTCTCCTGGCTCCAGGCCCGCGAGCACTGCAAGGGACTCATGGGCGACCTGGCCACACCCAAGAATCTCTTCATCCTCAAGAACTACATTATCcacaaccctg ATTACAGTGGCATTTCGGCAGTGTTCCTGGGAGGCAGGAAGTATCAGGGTCGCTGGTGGTGGTTGGACGGAAGGCAGATTTCATCCGAAGACTTCGCTGAGGGCGAACCCAACAACTATTTTGGGAGAGAAGACTGCATCGACTTACGCCTCAGCAGGCATCCGATGttgaacgataacaaatgcaattCCCCCACGCCCTTCGTGTGCCGGTACTGCGACTTCGAGTGA